TAACCAAATCATAGTGGATAGGATATCGAGTCTTCACTCATACGTTTTGAAAAAACTCCAATCCATCTTAAATAATTGTAATAGTTTTAAATTCTCCTCctcccttaataataataataataataataataataataataaaaacaaataaacagcGTTAACTGTTGGGTGTCAAGTCGGCAAGATAAAAACTTTAGGACTTCCCCAAATCATATCCTAAaagtttttatttagtttttttaaagCAGAATTTTGCGAAGCCCCAAACACATATTATCAAACGTTACGTATGATGTGAAATATCCATTGTGACATGACCTCTTTAAAGCTAAAGTTTTAGGAGAAAATATCTATTAGAGGATAATATAATAGGAAAATGAAAAGAGTTTAAAAACTTTGATTTTAAACGATAAGGTAATATAATAGgaaaatgaaaagagtttgaaaactttgagtttaaacgataaggataaaataaaaaataaaataaatagtaccatgattaaatttttagtgtaaaaatgtgatttttcgttaaaatgaacaatatcatgagcttttcgttaaagttctctaatATAATTCACAATCCCTTGAAGTAGGAAGAATCAAATAACTAAGGACTCATTTAGAAGTACTCTTAGAAtgattgaaaacgtttttagataaaatatttttaggttctaAAAGCATTTAAAGTGTTTCCTACAAGAAGCACTAGTTATGGACTTTTGCAAAAAACactttttaagttgtttttaaagattcacttgcattttaacTAGGAATTAGTTTagaaaacattttcaccaaaagcgatTCTaggcttttagagaaaatatttttgggttccaaaagcacttgaagtgtttcCTACAAGAAGCACTAGTTATGTGCTTTTAGTTGAAAGCACATAactaagtattttaaagattcacttgcattttaacTAAGGATTAGTGTCAAACCAAAAGGTTTCTAGGCATTTAAATAACACTTCCCAACCAGCGCTAAAACAAGTTAGTTGTTACTGGTCAATAAGCAAACAAACGctaaaaaaacaaaggaaatttCTAATTAAACCttcatttttgtttcatttaCATCAGTTTCTCTTGTAACAAATGCAAGAAATTGCTTTCAACGTACTCGATCCTTctcttaaacaaccaaacacTGTCGGGCAGTGAAATCTCACTCAAACACTACATTTCTTGTATGAAAATTTTACACGAGAAACTCACTCGAACACTGAAACCTCTCCGTTCCAACCGCACGAAGCAATCACATTCGGCATGACGGGGTGGATAGCAACGTCTATGCAGGCCTGCTCATACGCCTTGATTTTTCTAACAAGCTCAGAAGACCTGTAGTCATAAAAGTATAAAGAACCATCGGAGGAACCCGAGACTAGCTTTTCCCCATCCAAGCTAAATACACACTTAATGGGGAACCCAGATACTCCATGGCTTTCGTACCTCTTGTACTTGTTCAGCTTGAAGGGGGGACTTAAAGAGAAGATTGCAATATAATTACCATTTGACTGGGCAACAAAAAATGGTTCAAATGGGTGGGATCTCACACAGGGACAGGTAAAGGCTTCCACATAAACCTGATACATAGAAATATCAGTTTAACATAATTACAGAATGGAACATGAATGAAGCAATGTGATTATTACGAGAAAATAAATGGTTAACAAGATTGATAGTGATGTAAGGTGGCAGAAAATGCATAAATGATCACAAATGTGGATACAATaaacattaagaaaaatatcgacaaataaagaaaaataggaGTAGCatgtgcaatgtctcaaatgaTAACAAATCATACTTCTGatcatatattttttaacaACTAGCAACCTTAGCAAACCTCTTGCAATACATGGTCCTGTATGATTTACAATGTTAACTaacaaaatattttcaattgaaAGAGATAAATTTCTTACGCCAAACCATTTTCTCTTTACAGAGGAACATTCAAAAGCCAACGTACAGTAAATCTAATTTGGACTTACTCGGAAGTAGTTAATGATTACTGTATTAGTTTCAATAGTTTGTCACCAAAACATGACCCTAGAGAACTTGATCATGACCATATCTCAGAAGACTTGTACACATGAGAGATGACTAAGATAGTGTACTTTAACATAATGAATGAAAATGAAATTAAGTCATTCAGAACAGATGTAACCAAACTGATCCCAAATCCCTGCACTACAAAGCAACCAAACCGATCCCAAAAAAAGTAATCCACTGTACAACTAGGTTAAACtatattgatttcaatatcTCTAAATTTTTAATAAGAATGCCTCCATTCTTCCTTATCCAATGAACTTGATGGATTTACAAGATACAAAAATATATGTTTCCAACAACAATAGTTCTGTTCTGTCCTCAGAATAGAATTATCACCTTCTAAGCATTAAACAAAGCACATCAATCTTGAAAGCAGAAACAAATctaattgttattggcactccaaaaatctaattgtgcactccaaactttctatatataGAAAGACAAATACTCTTACGAGGAGTGAACAattagatttttggagtgccgaTAATAGTTCCCTTTTTTAATTTCTCAACTACTTATAATAAACATCTCAAATGCCAAAATTATTTTCCCATTAGAATGCTATCGTAGTTGTTTTTCTGTTCAAAATGTTTTTTGTACCTTCCATCATTTCTTTTCAGAAGATGTAGCATATCATGCATTTTTGACCCTCGTATAAACTTTATTCTTTGTAAGCATAACTGCATAAGTGCTTATAGAATTAAGAGAAAATAGTTGGGCAATTTTGTAGTATTGTAAGAACAATTGGTGGAAGAACTTGCCATACTCTAGTAAACTAGAGTTGAGTAAGAAAAAAGTTTATTTGTGCTGGGGTGGTTCCAACTGCAAAGTCTTCCATCAGGAATGCATAACTGAATAATCAGAAAAAAGATTCCTGATTTTGTGGATTcagatatatttttattttattgcagGTAAACACAATAATAAGCAAAATGACTCTCATTCACTCCCTTACTGTTCCAAGAAGTAAACATACAACCAATTTATTCTAAAATATGAGATTTTTATAATTGTGtcacaaatttgacagcaaagcAAACTAAATGGCCTTGTGGAACATCCTTCTTCCACGTGAATTGTGTCACATATTTTAGCTGATGCAGTCATCACCTTTAGTATCGCATGTCTTCCATCATTAAGAAGATGATTACAAATGGCCTTGTGTTATATCTAACATCGTACTTACCATGCATTCTAAACAGATTACCAAAAGTAAGGCAAAACAAGTTTACAGGATGAATGTAAATTCTTACAGGATGATGCAGAATTACAGTATATACAAGTTCAGCTCAGTATACAATCAGGATATGCAGGGGCAACCATATTTTGATATACAGATTGAACACCGCATTTGCAACACATATTGAAGCAAGACTGGAAGAGATCTCTTACCTGATTAGATAGTGGAACTTGTCGTGAAACATCCCAAACAACAATAGAATTTTCACTGAGGTTGCGTCCGGATACATCACTAGAGGATATAATCTGCTTGCTATTGGTGCTGAATTCTAAATCAAGGATGGGATCATGACCACGAATATATTCATGGACCACCTTGCCACTTCTAACATCCCACAACCTGATTCCGCCTTTTGAGCCCCCTGATATGAAGAGGTTGGAATTGTCAGGATGGAACTTAATAACACTGACAACTTGATCCTCCTTAAAAACCTGAATCTCTAACCCCTTTTCAACATCTACTAGCCTTGATGAGGAGTCATATCCACAAGAAAGAACAGACAATCCTTGCTGTGACCATTTCACATCTTTGACTGCAGCACTGTGAAAATTCAACACACGGGCTACCTTCTGATCACTGCTCCACACATTCCATATGCAGATTGTGTGATCCATTGAAGCAGAGGCAAGAAGATGAGCTGTTGACTAACTCCAATGAACAGATCAATAAGTACAATTGGTATATAAAAGTACATAATTGGCAACGCCCTTCTACTCAAACTAATGAAACAATAtattaaaatcaaaatttacgATAAAACAACATCCAAGAACCAATCTTTACGGAAATTTAGTGTCATGAGGCTATGAATTGAAAAGGGTAAGTCATAATTCAAGAGTTCATGAAAAAGTAGGGCTCACCATGAGTTGGTGACCAATGCACAGCATTGACAGCTTTGGTATGCCTATTTAGAGCTACAGACGTTCTTTGGGGCAATTGGCCAAGCTGCGATGGACCCTTTTTCCCTTTGTTTCTCAACAACGACATAACATCTCGACGAACGTCTGAATCCGAAATACTCCCAAAAACTGCCAGCAACAACATGCATATATGAGTGGCATTGTCAACTTCAGTGAACTTGTcacgagatttttttttttttttccttacaaATTGACAGAGAACAACTTATATGAAAAGGGTTTAGCACGACCATGATGCCCTGGTCCAATAATGCAAATACCGGATGCCGTTGCGGCAACGAATACGTTTCATGTAAGTCCTTGTTCTTCAAATTAACAGTCTATGTTtctataaaattaaatacacaataataataaaattcacaAGTATTTACAAATGAAATTGACAAAGTACCAGGCAAGGTCGTGACAGGAGCGTTCGGGTTCGGGTTCGGTTCGGGGACAGTAGGTTGGGTAGCCAATAACGCCCTCTCCCTCTTGGATATGTATCGACCAGGAACCGGAGCTTCTGCTTGGGTGGTCGGAAACTGGGTTGACTCCGGTAGAGGATGGTGAAATTTGGTATGTGCAAACGGGTTATCGGGTTTGAGTCGCTTCGGGTTGGGGGGTGTGAAGGTTTCTTTAATGccttctgcttctgcttcttcGTTGTCGGAGGCATTACAGTATGCGTTGCAGAGCAGATCCATTTCTGGGAAATCTAAAAGACTGAAACTTTGTGTTGTTTTGCTGCTGGAGTGGCTCTGTTTTTTCTTCTGACGACATGAGAGCAGAGCTTACTGGACTTGGACTTCAGCTTAACGTGAACCAAATGGGCCATAAGCTACATAAGGATATGACTTCGGAGTTTGGACTTTGAAGAGGGTTACAAAGTAGGagtttttgcttcttttttcttttgagaaaGACATACTAGAaagttttatttcttcttttttttttttttttttttttaaatttggagCTATAAAATCCGGCCAAGGTTTTTATCAAGACTcatttatgtaatttatccttTCTTTTGTACGTACTTCTCGTATCTTATTATCGtactctttaaaaaaaaaattggagctACAACTCactcaataataataataataataataataataataattttgagCTACaagatttgtaaaaaaaaaaattcagattaaAATTTACCTTGTAAACTTCATATATACGGGGAGTGAAGGATTAACAAGTAAAGAAGGAGGGTAAGGTAATAGATTTTGATAGGATTTTCAAACCAACAGAAAATAAATACTTAGGTATTGTATTCAATTACGATTTTGACGGTTTTTGAAAGGGTTATAAATTTATGAAGTTTGATGGAGTTTTACTGGAGTTTCGTAGACGCCTCCATGGGAATTCATTCAAAATCTTAAGAGGGGAGGCTTGACTTCCTAAAGCCTAATTACACTATAAAATCCTTCTAAATTCAacaaaat
This window of the Malus domestica chromosome 03, GDT2T_hap1 genome carries:
- the LOC103419021 gene encoding uncharacterized protein; protein product: MDLLCNAYCNASDNEEAEAEGIKETFTPPNPKRLKPDNPFAHTKFHHPLPESTQFPTTQAEAPVPGRYISKRERALLATQPTVPEPNPNPNAPVTTLPVFGSISDSDVRRDVMSLLRNKGKKGPSQLGQLPQRTSVALNRHTKAVNAVHWSPTHAHLLASASMDHTICIWNVWSSDQKVARVLNFHSAAVKDVKWSQQGLSVLSCGYDSSSRLVDVEKGLEIQVFKEDQVVSVIKFHPDNSNLFISGGSKGGIRLWDVRSGKVVHEYIRGHDPILDLEFSTNSKQIISSSDVSGRNLSENSIVVWDVSRQVPLSNQVYVEAFTCPCVRSHPFEPFFVAQSNGNYIAIFSLSPPFKLNKYKRYESHGVSGFPIKCVFSLDGEKLVSGSSDGSLYFYDYRSSELVRKIKAYEQACIDVAIHPVMPNVIASCGWNGEVSVFE